ATATCTATCACGTACAAATATTTGCTTGTATATATCATAATTAAGCTCCAAGTATTCTGTTGAGTGCTTGACGCTCCAAGAATTGGAGTTGCAGAATTGGGGCTGGTTCAGCTACTTGTTCTAGTTAGTAAAGGAAGGAGAAtgaaaagaaaggagaaggggtgaaaggaaaaaaaaggctCCTGCACAAAATTTGTGTAACTATTGTGCAGGAGTCTAGAGACATGAGATGGGTCTTATGTGGAACCTTGTGGTGGCACGTGGGTTCCATCACCTATATGTCTAGAAATGTACATAAAAGTTACATAATTATTGTGCACCAATTACTTTCGTAATAAAAATGAGGCGtgaagaagagaggagagagagagatttttttttaattaaaataatatattggtTAACACTGTAACTACTTAAGGATGAAGCCTTAAAATAAGGCAATTTTTGTGACTTGTttatttttgtaactttttttcaaatttttcttattttaaggaaaaaacgCTTATAAGACATCTTCTAGTAATGAACTTAGTCATTAGTCAAAGAAAGGATGCTTGTACAAGAATTTCTCATTTCTAAATTGTGTAGTAGCCTTTGTCGGAAGGAAAATTCCATCAAGTGGGTACTCGTTTTGTCTCAGGCTCAGCCAAACCCCTTGACTATCGTTCTCTGACGATTACACACTAGTCAATTATCCATAAtttcacaaagaaaaaaagaagaaaaagaaaagaaaaactctctCTGACGGGTGTTTTCTCTTGTTGCTGCTGAGCCCTGCCTGCATCTGGATGAAACATGCCCACCATGGCTTGGACATGGACCATTGCTGCACTGGTGACGCTTGCTTTTCTCTTGCGAgatgttaaagtgtcccacattgctaagagatccttgtcttaTAGACTTTATAAGATGATTGGTTTTTCTCTCTCGTTGTTATCCATGTGTTTGGCTATTAGTTGCCATACGTGAGGGGGCGTgctaaagtgtcccacattgctaagatttccttcacttggacactttataagtcatggtgtcCCCTCAtttctcaaggcgtcttttgagggTGAATAAGGCCCATAGactttttacatggtatcagaacaggTTCCTTTGACAATGATGGGCCTTTCCCTCCtgttgttgaacacgtgtttagccaaagatgccacacgtgagggggcgtgttgaAGTGTCCCACATTTttaagagatccttgtcttgtagactttataagccatggacacccctcctctcttAAGGCCTCTTTTGAGGGTAAGTAATGCCCATGAACTTTTAACACGAGAATGGGCATGGAAAAGCAGTAGCAACAAGAAGAAATTACCTCCTGGTCCAAGAGGGCTCCCTATCTTCGGGAACCTTCACATGTTAGGGGAATTATGATGTGAAACCCGTCAataataacgagacccaacaatgaaagggaacccaagatcgttctaaggatagattcgaatggaagacctcgacccgttgtttatgacaaacaagaaccttggtataaggaagacgccacaaacggtggtggaaactccgtttgataagtcgagatgaacaccacgggaaatcccgataagttcgcgtagttcttcaaagaactaaagagaataaacctcacaagttttatgaataatcaatgtatGTTGATTACATGGTAGgcacacctatttatacaagaaaattacttgcggagaaagtaatcctaatcctaataagtaaacaaatcaattcctagcaaggaaagaaaataaagtcctaatcctaaaaggaaagaaataaataaagatcttaggtaggtaaagaaaataaagtcatgcaatccgatccttctaaattaacgaacaatctcagcaattcttagccttgaccggatccttctagaacttgaatcaaggtgaagattttttgttgcccacgtggatcatgctcaatgggccttcacgaatttgcttgagctcataactcttggatgcgtccgttgagcacatccttgaacttctttgctcgtgctctcgtaaccggcccaattggtacttgaacgagatccttcgaagcagtGCCTTGATTTCCATCAAATTACCTCATCGCAATCTCCATCGACTTGCCCAAAAACATGGCCCCATCATGTACTTGCGCTTAGGCTTGGTGCCTGGCATCGTTGTCTCATCGCCTCAGGCTGCTGAGCAGTTCCTTAAAGCACACGACCTCGTGTTTGCTAGTAGACCACCTCTTGAGGCCTCAAAGTACATCTCTTATGAGCAAAAGAGCTTGTCCATGTCTCCGTATGGCTCTTATTGGCGCAACATACGTAAGATGTGCACTCTCGAAATTGCTTAGCAACCATAAAATCAATTCTTTCAAATCcatgagaaaagaagaactTGGCCTATTGATAGAGTTTATTCGAGAGGCTGCCCGTGATTGTGTTGCTGTTGATCTGAGTGCCAAGGTTTCATCTCTCAGCGCAGATATGAGTTGCCGTATGGTGTGTGGGAAGAAGTACATGGACAAGGATCTTGATGAGAAGGGATTGAAGGCTGTAATGCACGAAGCCATGCAGCTGGGAGCAACTCCCAACCTTGGTGATTATATTCCTTGCCTTGCGCCCCTTGACCTGCAGGGGCTGACACGACGAATGAAGGCTGTACGTTAGTAAGATCTTTGATGACTTTTTTGAGAAGATCATCGATGAGTCCAATCCAAGGACGAAAATAAGACCAAGGACTTCGTTGATGTCATGTTGAGCTTCATGGGATCTGAAGAATCTGAGTACCGTATTGAACGCTCCAATATCAAAGCCATAATTTTGGTAATTATTCATACTACTTGAACTGTTTCaattagaaaattaaattttctgaCAATCATTCTTTTTGTAGGACATGCTTGGAGGCTCAATGGACACATCAGCAACGGTAATTGAGTGGGCACTGTCAGAACTAATGAAGCATCCTCGGGTAATGAAGAAAGTTCAAAAAGAGCTGAAAGATGTGGTGGGCTTGAAGAGGATGGTGGAGGAATCGGACTTGGATAGCTTGGAGTACTTGGACATGGTTTTAAAGGAAACATTCAGGCTACATCCAATAGCACCGTTGTTGCTGCCTCATGAGGCCATGGTGGATTGCACTGTCAACGGTTTCCACATACCCCAGAAGTCTAAAGTGATAATAAACATATGGGCAATTGGGCGAGACCCAAGTGTTTGGAGTGATGCAGAGAAGTTCTTCCCAGAGAGATTTGTTGGGAGTGATATTGATGTCCGGGGACGTGACTTCCAACTTATCCCATTTGGGTCCGGTAGAAGAGGCTGCCCGGGGATGCAATTGGGTCTAACTGTGGTTCGGCTAGTGGTAGCACAACTAGTCCATTGCTTTGATTGGGAACTTCCTGATAACATGCTGCCAAATGAGTTGGATATGACTGAGGAGTTTGGTCTCATAACACCAAGAGCCAAGCATCTACTTGCAATTCCTACTTATCGCCTATGCAAATGAAAACATGTCTTTTTTCTTGTCTATACTTTTGTGCCCGTACTGTGTACAATGCCTGGATTTGTAGTTAACTAGTATTTGCTAATTGTATGCTGCATTCACTTATCACAACtcaaaagcctagaatttcctTTCTTTACGAAAGGAAGAGAGGCTTGCTGTTGCTGAATAATTGAACCTTGGTTTTATAGAACTCAATTTGAGGATTGTTTTCTGTTTGTACTTGATCTGCTACACTCAAATTGAGCCAGAAGTCCCCCTCGCGTTGTGCGAagtttggctttttttttttcttttttttctttttttttttttttttttttttttttcggagaGGCTCATTGTtatgagttttaaattactcgcaagtgcacgaatcgttcataatatagtgtgtgcaagtatGGGGTCGAATCCACATGGAATTGCGTTGCTAAAATCAATTTctaaattaatcatattttagCCTTGTGCTgaatttttggggtttttatgcaaaataataagataaaataaaatagaatgaaaacaatcaataaaaagcattaaggttttagaatccacctcgccaaatcaaagAACATATTCTCATATTTGTTCATACATCttatgcatgttctaattttcataaaattacctattgaaagattcaatgaatccatcatttctacaaatcacaatgaatatccaatttaattcaaaaccatccaatgtattcgtttgattaacaaatcacaatggatatccaaattaaatcaaaagattcaatgtatatgttggatgaaacacattgaatatccaacgtttacacatatattaatcgaaataatcaattaaaagagttttaattctttaattgaattgaaataaacATACATTCAGATTATAcgaacaaaacaagaaaatacgAAATGTAATTAATGGCAAAACTTCATCTTCAACGTTAGTGGAAAAATTAGTCTTTCATGgctaaaaacaaaacactaactttcattaagaacataaaaataaaagacttacaaaaagaaaaagttgcaggaaaataaaagtcaaagaacccagctgcccgttatgtacaaagaggagCTTTTCGCTTAAGCCCCCCACACTCtacatgaaaagaaaagaagcatatatatagcCACAAATCCCTAGGGTTTTTAGCGCCTCCTCCACGTCCTAACGAATAATATACAGCAGACCACGTGCAAGCGGAAAACATGCTGCTTGCTATGGAAAATTATGTGCTCTATTTTTGGTTCTCCTTGCGCCGCACACCTGCTGTCTTTCAATTGTTCCAAATATAGAATGACATTGTTGCATGGCTCTTTTAGGTTTAGAAATAATGCACACTGGCACCTATTCAGAAACTTGTCTTCATTTGGTCTATTCTAGAATGAATCACGCGTTGATTCGATTGGTGCACAGGTGGCAGTTATGGAAGGAAGGTGTCCTAATTTGGTGCACGGCTACAAGTctacatggaaaaaaaaatgataatctCGAGTGATTGCCAAGTGTGGAGAGAACTTGTATTAACAGAATCTGAATGTGTAGAGTGAAtgcaaggaagaagatgaactcagagagagaaagtgaggcTGAAATCTGATCTCATTCGGTAAAATGAAATATTACAATAAGGTTTGTATATATACAAACAAGAAAGTGAATAGGATAATTACACGTGTATGAACTAATCTAACAGATTGAACAGAATTACAACTAGATTGAAAACTAATCTAACTAATCTGATAGCCCCCCGCAAGATGGATGGAATATGTTTATAACATTCATCTTGGATAGGAGATCATGAAACAAAAGTCTAGGTAAAGCTTTTGTAAAGATATCTGCAAGATGGTGAGCAGATTTGACAAGTAAAGTCCGAATCAAACCTTGAGAAATTTTCTCACGCACAATATGGCAATCCAACTCAATGTGCTTAGTGCGTTCATGAAAAACCGGGTTAGCTGCTATGAGAAGGGCAGCATGATTATCACAAAAAAGCAATGTAGCCTGAGGATGAGAGAGTTGAAGATCTTTAAACAAAGCGATTAACCAAGTAATCTTACATGTCATAGTAGCCTTAAACCGGTATTCGGCCTCAACAGAAGACCTTGAAATCGTATGCTGCTTCTTTGATTTCCAAGAGATCATAGTCAcccaaaaatacataaaaaccagTAACTGACCTTCGAGTATCTGGGCATGCAGCCCAATCCGAGTCGCAAAAAGCCTTCAGCTTAAGAGGAGAATCGGAAGGAAAGAAAAGACCCTGCCCGGGAGAAGATTTCAAATACCTCAAAACCCGAAATGCAGCATCCATATGTGGCTTTCTAGGTGAATCCATAAATTGACTCAATAATTGAACCGAATATGAAAGATCTGGCTGTGTAATGGTTAAGTAAACCAATCTGCCAATTAACCTTTGATAACTAGAAGGATCATCAATAAGCTCACCATCACCCCGAGAAAGTTTGAGATTCGAATCCATGGGAAAGAGGACTGGTTTAGCACCAAGAACACCAGAATCCTCTAGAATCTCCAAGGCATATTTATGTTGAGAGATAGAAATCCATTTAGCACTATGGGCAACCTCTATACCAGGAAAGAACTTCAATGGACCAAGATCTTTGAGGCTGAAAACACTATTAAGAAACTGAGTAAGCTCCAAAACTGTTGCAACATTGTCACTAGCAATGACTATATCATCGATGTAAACAAGCAAAGCAATAAAAGAGGAAGCTTGTGTAAGAGTGAACAATGAGTAGTCAGCCTTCGATTGTGTAAAACCGTGGGAAATCAAAGTGGAAGAAAATTTGGCAAACCATTGCCTAGAGGCCTGCTTAAGACCATAGAGGGATTTTTGCAATTTGCGGACTTTAGAAGGTCCTGAACTTGCGAAACCGGGAGGGAGTTTCATATAAATTTCTTTAGCCAAGTCGCCATGAAGAAATGAGTTATTAACGTCCAACTAATGAAGATGCCAATTCTTCATTGCAGCAAGAGCAAGTATACACCGAACGGTTGTGAGCTTTGCAACCGGGGAGAATGTGTCATAGTAGTCTAGACCTTCACACTGAGTATATCCTTTTGCGACCAACTGAGCTTTGTATCTCTCAACTTCACCATTAGCCTTAAGCTTTAATTTGTATACCCATTTACAACTAATGGGATTTTTATTGGGAGGAAGATCCGTGACTACCCAAGTACTATTAGCTTCCAAAGCACTGATCTCAGCAGCCATGGCATCACGCCATTGAGGATTTTTAACAGCTTGGAAAAAGGATTTTGGCTCAATGTGGGAAGAAACAGAACAACGAAAGTGTTTATAAGAAGGAGAAAGATGAGTATAATCACAGAGGAGATATCATGTTGTATACCTGAAATATAACTTGTAGAACCAACCGGATGAGTAGATTGAGTTACTAAATTGCAATGATATTGCTGCAAATATCCAGGTGTATGCTGAACATGGGTAGAATATCGAACAACAGAAtcataaattatgatttaaagaagaagtagaatcagaattgaTAGGAATAGAATCAGAAggagtagaatcagaattattgATAGGAATAGATGTATCCGAAATGGGTGTAGGAACAACAAAACATCCATCAGAATTGAATTTCGTAAGTTGAGAAGCAAATGGAAAAATATGCTCATGAAAAACTACATCCcgagaaacaaaaacagaatgAGTAGCTAAATCATAGAGTTTATAACCTTTGGAATTAGAGGGATATCCAATGAAATCACAAGGCTTAGCTCTAGCATTAAACTTTGATCTATTTGGGGGTAAGAGTAGAAGAAAAACAGAGACATCCAAAAACCTTTAAGTGTATATAAGAAGGTAATTTGGAAAAGAGTAATTCATAGGGAGATTTATTGGACAGATTAGGAGTAGGTATTCAGTTTATGATATGAACCAAAGTTAAAACACAATCACCCCAAAACTTAAGAGGTAATTGAGATTGGAATCTTAATGCTCGAGCAACATTAAGCAAATGTTGATGTTTACACTCCACAACATAATTTTGTTGTGAAGTTTCAACACAACTCAATTGATGTAAAATACCTTTTGAAGATTAAAATTCAGACATACAAAATTCAGCCCCATGATCAGATCGAATCGCTTTGATTTTAAGCTGAAATTTAGTTTTAACAAAAGTATAAAAGGATTGAAGTAAATTGCGAACTTGAGTTTTAGATTGAAGCAAGTAAACCCAagtaaaacaactaaaatcgTCTACAATAGTAAGAAAGAAAGAGCTGCCATTTATTGCTTGAACCAAAAATGGTCCCCAGATATCTACATGAATCAAGTCAAAAATTGAACTTGATATAGAAGAACTAGTTGGAAAACTTAGCCTTCTTTAGCAAGCTAGTGGGCAAACTGTACAAACAGTAGTGGATTTACAAGTAATGGAAGGAAGTACATCATGTAAAAGAGATAATCGAGATTGAGGTAAATGTCCTAAACGTAAATGCCACAGATCGGCATTTATAGTCTTAACAAGACTAGAAACAAAAGCAGTACAAGACAATTCAGGAAAAGATGGAGTAGTTGCCTTGGATGTTTGCAGAAAATGAAATAAGCCACCACGTTGTCTACCCATGCCAATCATCCTCCAAGTGTGCATAAAACAGAaactaacaataaaaataagacaGCAATGAATAGTCCTAAGCAATTGGCTGGCAGAGATGAGATTGAATGAAAAGGAAGGGACACAAAGAACATTTGTAAGAGTAAGATATTCAAATAGTCTAATAGTGCCAATATGTGTTACTTGAGCAAAGTGACCATTAGGCAGTTTAACTTTTTGAGAGACAATAGCAGTAATGGAAGTAAACAATGTGACAGAGCTAATCATATGATCAGTAGCTTCGGTGTCTATAATCCATGTATGACGAATTTGATGGATTTGAATAAAAGAATTACAAGAAAATACCGAAAACCTCTTATCTAATGGACAAGAAGCATGAGTAAAAGTCTGGATATTACCCGCCATGTTAGAGAAGATATGATCTTTGTGGAGGTGCAGAGGAACTTGCTAGAGTTGGCGAACTGGCAGGAATGTCATGTGGCTTGAGGAGAGCAAGCAATTGACCAAGATTCTGAACCTGATGAGCGGAAGCAGGTCGAGGCTTAGGTTTATAACCCGGAGGATAGCCGTGAAGCTGgtaaaatttttcaatagtgTGACCTAAAAGACCACAGTGAGAACAAAGAGGACGTGGTATGCGAAAATGTGACTGTTTTGGATATGAATTGGAAGAAGAAGGATCAGTCTTAGTGAGGAGAGCTGTTGTGTCATgaacaaaggaagaagaagcaCAAAGTTCTCGCTGCCTCTCTTCTTGAATCACCAAGGAAAACACCTTATTGATAGGTGGAAGAGGATCTATCAGAAGAATCTGACTTCTGATGTTAGCAAAAGACTCGTTTAAGCCCATGAGAAAATGAAATACATACTCTTGGTGATGGTGCTCAACAAGAACCTTCGATCCACCGCAAGAACAATTGGAAACCGAACGAAAACTCAGTAATTCGTCCCAAAGCCTCTTCAATTGAGTATAATAGGCACTGACTGAATTGTTACCTTGAGCAAGAACAAAGATTTTCTTCTGCAGCTGAAAAACTCTGGGACCATTGCTCTGAGAGAATCGTTCTTGAAGATCGGAGCACATAGCAGCAGCTGAATCAATGAAGATCACGCTATTGGCTATCTCAGCAGAGATCGAGTTGAGGATCCACGAGAGGACCATCGTATTGCATTGCGTCCAAGCAGAAATGGAAGGATCGATAGAAGATGGTTTAGGAATGGAACCATCAAGAAAACTGACTTTATTTTTGGCAGTGAAAGCCATCTCCATAGATCGACGCCAAGTGCTGAAATTATCACCGGTCAAAGTTTGAGATACGAGCATCGTGCTGGGATTGTCGCAATTGTGAAGAAAGAACGGACTAGAAGCATTCTCATTGGAAATAGAGAAGGAATAGCAGAAGAATCGTTCATGGTTGAACGCTTTGATACCACTACAGAATCTGAATGTGTAGAGTGAATGTAAGGAAGAAGATGACctcagagagagaaagtgagacTAAAATCTGATCTCATTCTGTAAACTGAAATATTACAGTAAGGTTTGTATATATACAAACAGGGAAGCGAATAGGATAATTACACGTGTATGAACTAATCTAACAGATTGAACAGAATTACAACTAGATTAAAAACTAATCTAACTAATTTGATATGTATGCTCAATCGGTGCTGCAACTTTCCATGGACAAAATTCATGTGCTGCTAGGCCTTCCTAAAGTAAACCCAAGATTCTCTGTGCTAACTTGTCTCATGGTGACAATTGCTCTCCAAGGCAATTTTTACACGTTCGTTCGGTCCCTTGCAAGGCTGGAGAAAATCGTGTCCTCTTGATCTTAAATGCACTTCTCACGATTTGCTGCCATTTGGAGAAAATGTGCATGCTCAGTCTCGGTGCTTGCCAATTTTGAAGAGAAAACGTgtctgatatggaa
The Alnus glutinosa chromosome 14, dhAlnGlut1.1, whole genome shotgun sequence genome window above contains:
- the LOC133856770 gene encoding uncharacterized protein LOC133856770 is translated as MAFTAKNKVSFLDGSIPKPSSIDPSISAWTQCNTMVLSWILNSISAEIANSVIFIDSAAAMCSDLQERFSQSNGPRVFQLQKKIFVLAQGNNSVSAYYTQLKRLWDELLSFRSVSNCSCGGSKVLVEHHHQEYVFHFLMGLNESFANIRSQILLIDPLPPINKVFSLVIQEERQRELCASSSFVHDTTALLTKTDPSSSNSYPKQSHFRIPRPLCSHCGLLGHTIEKFYQLHGYPPGYKPKPRPASAHQVQNLGQLLALLKPHDIPASSPTLASSSAPPQRSYLL